In Engraulis encrasicolus isolate BLACKSEA-1 chromosome 24, IST_EnEncr_1.0, whole genome shotgun sequence, a single genomic region encodes these proteins:
- the LOC134441234 gene encoding uncharacterized protein LOC134441234: MDAESPVVVAGPSRVFCGRRRSRKVGRADIFRGVSVRELQRLFRSSGDEEAEQRAQVVWERDGGAELAQALMGLRARGRRNRSAAHTLGPRWLRAFTHLRISECSTSQDDTEDGYPEPNTPSNAADTNTHTPTRTHAAAAAAAVTHTPPQTHTSGARGGDGESSEDEAQHTHTPPHTSSPLHTHILSPLSLSSRVGLHRGVHSNPERYLHRIIH; this comes from the exons aTGGATGCTGAGTCTCCAGTGGTGGTAGCAGGACCTTCTCGAGTGTTTTGTGGGCGGAGACGGAGCCGGAAGGTGGGCAGGGCCGATATATTTAGGGGCGTGTCCGTACGAGAACTGCAGAGATTGTTCCGCTCTTcag gtGATGAGGAGGCGGAGCAAAGAGCTCAGGTGGTGTGGGAGCGGGACGGAGGAGCTGAACTCGcccag GCGCTTATGGGATTGCGAGCAAGAGGCCGGCGAAACAGAAGCGCTGCACACACACTTGGCCCACGCTGGCTGCGCGCCTTCACACACCTCAG GATCAGTGAGTGCAGCACAAGTCAGGACGACACAGAGGATGGCTACCCTGAACCTAACACACCCTCCAATGctgcggacacaaacacacacactcccacgcgcacacacgctgctgctgctgctgctgcggtcacacacaccccaccgcaGACACACACCTCTGGAGCGCGGGGAGGAGACGGGGAGAGCAGCGAAGATgaggcccaacacacacacacacctccacacacatcctcacccttacacacacacatcctgtctcCCCTGTCTCTGAGCAGCCGTGTGGGTTTGCATAGGGGAGTCCACAGCAACCCAGAACGCTACCTACACCGCatcatacactaa
- the pgam1a gene encoding phosphoglycerate mutase 1a, with product MAAYKLVLIRHGESEWNQENRFCGWFDADLSDTGVKEARRGGKALKDAGYEFDVCFTSVLKRAIRTLWLVLDESDQMWVPVHRTWRLNERHYGGLTGLNKAETAAKHGDEQVKIWRRSYDTPPPPMDEAHDYYTAISKDRRYGDLSADQLPACESLKDTIARALPFWDDEVAPQIKQGKRVLIAAHGNSLRGIVKHLEGMSEEAIMELNLPTGIPILYELDKNLKPVKPMQFLGDEETVRKAMEAVAAQGKAKK from the exons ATGGCCGCCTACAAGCTGGTGCTTATCCGCCACGGCGAGAGCGAGTGGAACCAGGAAAACCGCTTCTGCGGATGGTTCGACGCGGACCTGAGCGACACGGGCGTCAAGGAGGCGAGGCGGGGTGGCAAGGCCCTGAAAG atgcgGGGTATGAGTTTGATGTGTGCTTCACGTCGGTGCTGAAGAGGGCCATCCGTACCCTGTGGCTGGTCCTGGATGAGTCGGACCAGATGTGGGTCCCCGTGCACCGCACCTGGAGACTCAACGAGAGGCACTATGGTGGCCTGACGGGGCTAAACAAGGCGGAGACCGCAGCCAAGCACGGAGatgagcag GTGAAGATCTGGAGGCGATCCTacgacaccccccctccccccatggaCGAGGCACACGACTACTACACAGCCAtcagcaag GACCGTCGCTATGGTGACCTGTCAGCTGACCAGCTGCCGGCATGTGAGAGCCTTAAGGACACCATTGCTCGGGCCCTACCCTTCTGGGACGACGAAGTTGCGCCGCAGATCAAGCAGGGCAAGAGAGTCCTCATCGCAGCCCACGGAAACAGCCTGCGCGGTATCGTCAAGCACctcgaag gcatgtccGAGGAGGCCATTATGGAGTTGAACCTGCCCACCGGTATCCCCATCCTGTACGAGCTGGATAAGAACCTGAAGCCCGTGAAGCCCATGCAGTTCCTTGGGGACGAGGAGACCGTACGCAAAGCCATGGAGGCTGTGGCAGCACAGGGCAAGGCCAAGAAGTAG
- the mettl18 gene encoding histidine protein methyltransferase 1 homolog, with translation MAFSFNFDIKAKTDGCCQSIKTAEKDEEEDHLKPVKDAVAPPPGSVKEAREHPLPPSLPASLSDAVTECVCVGSLPRLMCLDECVQERTAGEREEEDDEAILKRSREERSDLISGVYEGGLRVWECTYDLLQHMDQGGVEFSGRRVLDLGCGAGLLGLMAMRLGAESVDFQDYNSTVITQLTIPNTLLNMDTHTETHSSDEEEEEEEEEEEEERESVSDGNKGKKSGKGGEKEKEEIKRGGDYVKKSDKGGMLKRRKEDEGEGEEEEKRKRQKREEEERRDASDAPSPSQAPPTCRFFSGDWSSFLSLIGPEPAHKYDIILTSETIYNTSSYPTLHRLFHRLLAPDGQVLLATKAHYFGVGGGLMLFQRFLEERGEFAMAAVMDVEEGLQRHVLKITFKTCAQDTHTT, from the exons ATGGCATTCAGCTTCAACTTCGACATTAAGGCGAAGACGGATGGATGTTGCCAAAGCATTAAGACAGccgagaaagatgaggaggaagaccaTCTTAAACCA gtgaAGGATGCGGTGGCGCCCCCTCCTGGTTCTGTGAAGGAGGCCCGTGagcaccctctccctccctccctgcccgcCTCCCTGAGCGATGCCGTgacagagtgcgtgtgtgtaggctcgCTCCCCAGACTCATGTGTCTGGACGAGTGTGTTCAGGAGCGCACGGCGggagaacgagaggaggaggatgacgaggcCATACTgaaaag GAGCCGGGAGGAGCGTTCTGACTTGATCTCTGGTGTGTATGAGGGGGGCCTGCGGGTGTGGGAGTGCACCTACGACTTGCTGCAACACATGGACCAG GGGGGCGTGGAGTTCTCTGGGAGGCGTGTCCTGGACCTGGGCTGTGGGGCGGGGCTACTGGGTCTCATGGCGATGAGGCTGGGGGCGGAGTCAGTGGACTTCCAGGACTACAACAGCACAGTCATCACACAGCTCACCATTCCCAACACACTCcttaacatggacacacacaccgaaacacactctagtgatgaggaggaggaggaggaggaggaggaggaggaggaggagagagagagtgtgtctgatgGAAATAAGGGCAAGAAGAGCggaaaagggggagaaaaagagaaagaggagatcaAGAGAGGAGGGGACTATGTGAAGAAGAGCGATAAGGGAGGTATGCTGAAGAGGCGAAAGGAGgatgagggggaaggagaggaggaggagaagaggaagaggcagaagagagaggaggaggagagaagggatgcGAGTGACGCCCCTAGTCCATCACAAGCCCCTCCCACTTGCCGCTTCTTCTCGGGAGACtggtcctccttcctctccttgaTTGGACCGGAGCCGGCGCACAAATATGACATCATCCTGACGTCCGAGACCATCTACAATACGTCCTCTTACCCCACACTACACCGGCTCTTCCATAGGCTGCTGGCGCCTGACGGACAGGTGCTGCTGGCCACTAAGGCGCACTACTTTGGGGTGGGGGGCGGGCTGATGCTTTTCCAGCGCTTCCTGGAGGAGAGGGGCGAGTTCGCCATGGCGGCGGTGATGGACGTGGAGGAGGGCCTGCAGAGACATGTGCTCAAGATCACCTTTAAAACATgcgcacaggacacacacaccacgtga
- the zdhhc16a gene encoding palmitoyltransferase ZDHHC16A isoform X2: MRVCIGGGPVWRCVRVCCGRARWRVCVPACVRRLWAYAQLLARSLCFNTHTSCDTVNDTLFEPVFWLADRLTRLFGRVFVCMVIVLTSSIVLIAYLVLLPLVLRTYAPVWIVWHLCFGHWLIVMITFHYYKATCTPPGHPPQRKSELPFVSYCKKCVTPKPARTHHCGICNTCILKMDHHCPWLNNCVGHFNHRYFFSFCVVLTLGCVYCSISGRKLFIDAYNAMESSFQTPAPTFTLKDKLVNKSIIYMWVLTSTVAVALGGLTLWHAMLISRGETSIERHINKKERTRLAKRNRAYRNPFHYGWLNNWKHFLGVEKRSHWITRVLLPSGHPPFGDGFTWDVYPHRKHLVPV, translated from the exons ATGCGCGTGTGTATTGGAGGAGGGCCGGTGTggcggtgcgtgcgtgtgtgttgcgggCGGGCGCgctggcgcgtgtgtgtgcccgcgtgtgtgagGCGGTTGTGGGCGTACGCCCAGCTGCTGGCGCGGTCCCTCTgcttcaacacacacacctcctgcgaCACCGTCAACGACACACTCTTTGAACCTGTCTTCTGGCTTGCAGACCGCCTCACACGCCTCTTTGGGCGG gtgtttgtgtgcatggtgaTAGTGTTGACTAGTTCCATAGTGTTGATAGCCTACCTGGTGCTGTTGCCTCTGGTGCTGCGCACCTACGCCCCCGTGTGGATCGTGTGGCACCTGTGCTTCGGCCACTGGCTCATCGTCATGATCACGTTCCACTACTACAAGGCTACTTGCACTCCCCCTGGGCACCCACCGcag aggaaGAGTGAACTTCCATTTGTGTCGTACTGTAAAAAGTGTGTCACCCCCAAACCAGCCAGGACACACCACTGTGGAATCTGCAACac GTGCATTCTGAAGATGGATCATCACTGCC CCTGGTTAAATAACTGTGTTGGCCACTTCAACCATCGCTACTTCTTCTCCTTCTGTGTCGTCCTGACGTTGGGCTGCGTGTACTGCTCCATTAGCGGACGAAAACTCTTCATAGACGCATACAACGCtatggag agtTCGTTCCAGACTCCTGCCCCCACATTCACTCTGAAGGATAAACTTGTAAACAAGAGCATCATCTACATGTGGGTCCTGACCAG cactgtgGCGGTAGCTCTGGGAGGGCTGACGTTGTGGCACGCCATGTTGATCTCACGAGGAGAAACCAGCATCGAGAGACACATCAACAAGAAGGAGAGGACTCGCCTGGCCAAACGCaaccgg GCCTACAGAAACCCCTTCCACTACGGGTGGCTAAACAACTGGAAACACTTCCTTGGCGTCGAGAAGAGAAG CCATTGGATAACGCGCGTCCTACTGCCCTCTGGCCACCCCCCTTTCGGTGACGGCTTCACCTGGGACGTCTATCCACACAGGAAACACCTGGTACCTGTCTGA
- the zdhhc16a gene encoding palmitoyltransferase ZDHHC16A isoform X1: MRVCIGGGPVWRCVRVCCGRARWRVCVPACVRRLWAYAQLLARSLCFNTHTSCDTVNDTLFEPVFWLADRLTRLFGRVFVCMVIVLTSSIVLIAYLVLLPLVLRTYAPVWIVWHLCFGHWLIVMITFHYYKATCTPPGHPPQRKSELPFVSYCKKCVTPKPARTHHCGICNTCILKMDHHCPWLNNCVGHFNHRYFFSFCVVLTLGCVYCSISGRKLFIDAYNAMEHLKALEAEPAGVPVKGVGLLIGIVPPESSFQTPAPTFTLKDKLVNKSIIYMWVLTSTVAVALGGLTLWHAMLISRGETSIERHINKKERTRLAKRNRAYRNPFHYGWLNNWKHFLGVEKRSHWITRVLLPSGHPPFGDGFTWDVYPHRKHLVPV, from the exons ATGCGCGTGTGTATTGGAGGAGGGCCGGTGTggcggtgcgtgcgtgtgtgttgcgggCGGGCGCgctggcgcgtgtgtgtgcccgcgtgtgtgagGCGGTTGTGGGCGTACGCCCAGCTGCTGGCGCGGTCCCTCTgcttcaacacacacacctcctgcgaCACCGTCAACGACACACTCTTTGAACCTGTCTTCTGGCTTGCAGACCGCCTCACACGCCTCTTTGGGCGG gtgtttgtgtgcatggtgaTAGTGTTGACTAGTTCCATAGTGTTGATAGCCTACCTGGTGCTGTTGCCTCTGGTGCTGCGCACCTACGCCCCCGTGTGGATCGTGTGGCACCTGTGCTTCGGCCACTGGCTCATCGTCATGATCACGTTCCACTACTACAAGGCTACTTGCACTCCCCCTGGGCACCCACCGcag aggaaGAGTGAACTTCCATTTGTGTCGTACTGTAAAAAGTGTGTCACCCCCAAACCAGCCAGGACACACCACTGTGGAATCTGCAACac GTGCATTCTGAAGATGGATCATCACTGCC CCTGGTTAAATAACTGTGTTGGCCACTTCAACCATCGCTACTTCTTCTCCTTCTGTGTCGTCCTGACGTTGGGCTGCGTGTACTGCTCCATTAGCGGACGAAAACTCTTCATAGACGCATACAACGCtatggag CACTTGAAAGCTTTGGAGGCGGAGCCAGCTGGTGTTCCGGTGAAGGGGGTGGGGCTACTGATCGGCATTGTACCtcctgag agtTCGTTCCAGACTCCTGCCCCCACATTCACTCTGAAGGATAAACTTGTAAACAAGAGCATCATCTACATGTGGGTCCTGACCAG cactgtgGCGGTAGCTCTGGGAGGGCTGACGTTGTGGCACGCCATGTTGATCTCACGAGGAGAAACCAGCATCGAGAGACACATCAACAAGAAGGAGAGGACTCGCCTGGCCAAACGCaaccgg GCCTACAGAAACCCCTTCCACTACGGGTGGCTAAACAACTGGAAACACTTCCTTGGCGTCGAGAAGAGAAG CCATTGGATAACGCGCGTCCTACTGCCCTCTGGCCACCCCCCTTTCGGTGACGGCTTCACCTGGGACGTCTATCCACACAGGAAACACCTGGTACCTGTCTGA